A region of Kribbella sp. NBC_01245 DNA encodes the following proteins:
- a CDS encoding sensor histidine kinase, translated as MDGLRHDHEQDVWVKSMTAWHIVFWVLLLTTIVLSFLTELSSTRRIAFIAALVAMAVAHYFIGQPASLSRRPVPSHVYRILLIVLITFTVLIYPQSVFLLFIISPQIWLLSEKTSEGIAYSVVLLITVGTAQIGARGFSWEGFRETVPWLTISLVASIMLGLWIERVINQSEQRAELILELEATRDKLAEAHHTAGVMAERERMAREIHDTLAQGMTSIVMLSQAAQVELKRGDTEPANGRLAAIEDTARENLAEARALVAAFTPVALSGANLTEALQRLAERFAAETGVDVQVELDLADDQIAGLPQGQQVVLLRAAQESLANIRKHAGATRVRITLGISADGVRIEIRDDGLGFVPDEPAPGFGLAAMRGRVEESGGTVQVESAPGQGTRVEVLIPTSALEVR; from the coding sequence ATGGATGGTTTGCGGCACGACCATGAGCAGGATGTCTGGGTGAAGTCGATGACCGCCTGGCACATCGTGTTCTGGGTGCTGCTGTTGACGACCATTGTCCTGTCCTTCCTGACCGAGCTGAGCAGCACCCGGCGGATCGCGTTCATCGCGGCACTGGTGGCGATGGCGGTCGCGCACTACTTCATCGGGCAGCCGGCCTCGCTCTCCCGTCGCCCCGTCCCATCGCACGTCTACCGGATCCTGCTGATCGTCCTGATCACGTTCACGGTGCTGATCTACCCGCAATCGGTCTTCCTGCTGTTCATCATTTCCCCGCAGATCTGGCTGCTCAGCGAGAAGACCAGCGAGGGCATCGCGTACAGCGTCGTCCTGCTGATCACCGTCGGCACGGCCCAGATCGGCGCCCGCGGCTTCAGCTGGGAAGGCTTCCGCGAGACGGTGCCGTGGCTGACGATCAGCCTGGTCGCCAGCATCATGCTCGGCCTCTGGATCGAGCGAGTGATCAATCAGAGCGAGCAACGAGCCGAGCTCATCCTCGAGCTGGAAGCCACCCGCGACAAGCTGGCCGAGGCGCACCACACCGCCGGGGTGATGGCCGAGCGCGAGCGGATGGCGCGCGAGATCCACGACACTCTGGCCCAGGGCATGACCAGCATCGTGATGCTCTCGCAGGCGGCCCAAGTCGAACTCAAACGCGGCGACACCGAACCGGCCAACGGCCGGCTCGCCGCCATCGAGGACACCGCCCGCGAGAATCTCGCTGAGGCGCGAGCCCTGGTCGCGGCGTTCACTCCGGTCGCGTTGTCCGGGGCGAACCTCACCGAGGCGCTGCAACGACTCGCTGAACGCTTCGCCGCGGAGACCGGGGTCGACGTACAGGTCGAGCTCGATCTCGCCGATGACCAGATCGCCGGGCTGCCGCAGGGCCAGCAGGTGGTGTTGCTGCGGGCGGCGCAGGAGTCGCTCGCGAATATCCGTAAGCATGCCGGTGCCACGCGGGTGCGAATCACGCTGGGCATCTCGGCGGATGGCGTACGCATCGAGATCCGGGATGACGGCCTCGGGTTCGTGCCGGACGAGCCCGCGCCCGGGTTCGGGTTGGCCGCGATGCGGGGGCGCGTCGAGGAGTCGGGCGGTACCGTCCAGGTCGAGAGCGCGCCTGGGCAGGGCACTCGGGTCGAGGTTCTCATCCCTACCAGCGCTTTGGAGGTTCGATGA